GCAGAAGATCTGAACCGAGTACAAACGGAGCGATTCCGGTTTCACGATTCCGCTTTCAATAATAAAAAGAAACGGCGAACGCACCGTGCAGCTGGGCACGCACGCCCGGGTCGAGACCGAGCTCTTTGCCGAAAACGGCGCATTCCAGATGGAACGGCGTCAAATCGATACCGGCGCCGGCACTCGCATACGCGCCGTTCATACCGCAGCGCAGCGCGATCGTATCGAAGACGACCAGTTCCATGCCGGCACTCAGCGCCAAAACGGGATTCACCTTAAACGCATCAGCCGAACCGGTAAAAAGCGCCGGAACGTCCGCATAATCGCAGTATACGGTCCAGGAAGAAAGCACGCCTCTGGTAAAACCGACCGGAATATTGAACGCAACTCCGACCGCGAGCGTTCCTTTTTCAAACAGCAGCACCGGCGGCTTGGCCGAAGAAAGCGTCATATGAGAAAAAGTTCCGGCATCCTTGACGAAACCGGCGTACAGATTCTTCCAGACGGCGCCGAATCGGATTATGTCGAATAAAGAAAAATACGCACCGATATCACCGCCCGCAGCGACCGTCGCCGACACGGGAACCGAGCCGAAATCAAAAGAAGTAAGCGAAGCGGGCGCACCGTCGTACGTGCCTTCAAGTCTGACCAGCAGTTTGGACGAAACGCCTACGGAAAGCTGCATACGGCTGAAATTTAACAGCGGAAACGCACTTCCGCCTGCAAACACCATTTCTTCACCGGCGGTAACGGAAGAAACGGAAACCGACGGAACGGAACCGGTCACGTACGTCCGGTTAAAAACGCCCAAGCCCCTGTTTTTATTGACTCTGCCGAACGTCAGCGGACCGGAAACGCCGACATCCAAATCCAATCCGTTATTTTTTCCGACGAAATCGAGCAGAACGTCCGCAAAAGATCCGGTGCTGCCGGAATCGGTCATACGCGAATACAAATCGGGCAGATCGCCCAACGGGCCGCCGATATCGAACGCTACGGACGGCAGCAGCACTTTTTTGCCGGCAAAGGCCAGCAAAGCCGGATTGACCGTCAGCATATACGCCGAAGACACGTCGCATATATGAAAACCGCCCGCAGCGAGCGAGCGTACGTCGACGACCGCCGGCGGCCGTAATGCATACGAACCGGAGGCAAAAACGGAACCGGCCGTCAGCAGCCAGAATACGATAAAAACCGTTCGCTTCATCTTCATGACACACTCCGCGGTAAAATCAATTGCCTAAAAAACCGTCGAGTAAACTGCCGATATCGAAGCCGCCGACGGAAACGGCGGCGGCGTCTTCCCGGCGGTCCGGTTCGCCGTCGCCGGCGGTTCCGCTCAAAACGGCCGCAACCGCCAACACCGTTTCCAATTTACGGGCCGAATCAAGGGAAAAACCCGTCGCGTCGGCAATCGCCTGAGCGTCGGCACCGGCCGTCAATCCGGCCGTTTGCAGTGTTTCAACAACGGCGGCAACAGAAGACCCGCCGGAAGCTTCTTCTTTCAGCGCGGACAGCGCGACGGCGGCCGCGGAGAACGCAAGTACTGAAACGTCGGCCTGCGCCAACGATTCCGTATCGTTCAAAATCGATTCAACCGCCGTCGTGTCGATCTCCCGCCCCGATTCGCACAGCGACGTAACGAGCGCTTCCGTATCGAAAGAACCGTCGGCGTTTTTCGCGTTTTGAATCGCATCGGTAATATCGCCCACCGGCAGCGCGGCGGACGTTGCTGCTGCCAAGATGGATTCCTTATCTTCCACCGGCAGCTTGACAATCTCATCCTGATCCCGTTTGCCCAGTTCTTCCAGCAGTGCGGCAGTCTGATCCGGATCGGCTGAAACGGCCGGTATGTTTTGAACGATGGATTCCGTCGACGAATTGCGCAGCGCGGCGGAAAAATCCCTGCTGCTATGAAAAAGCGGCGTCGTAAACAACTGACACGACGCAAAACAGACAAAAGCCGCGGCTGCGGCTGCACCGATTCCGTATCGACGTAACTGCATAAGCGAAACCTCCGAATCCGTTAACAGTATCGCACATATTGCAAAAAATTGAAAGAATAAAACGCGGCAAGTATCCGAATCCATGTCGGATTTGCGCGTTTCCGTTACCGTTTGCGCGTTTCCGTTACCGTTTGCGCGTTTCCGTTACCGTTTGCGCGTTTCCGTTACCGTTTGCGCCTTAAAACACTCCGTCAGAAACGTAAAAAACGTATCTACGGCGCGCGTGTCGGTTTTATTATGCCGGCACGTAACCAGAATATCGCGCTGACACACGGGTTCTTCTATTTCAAGTAAAATAACGTGATCACTGTCGAGTTTGCCCCACGTGAACTCGGGCCAGAACCCGACGCCCATATTCGCCGCAATCATGTTTTTTACCGCGGCGGGACTGTCGCTTTCAAAACTGATGCGCGGCTTGAACCCCGCGTGCAGACAGAATTTATCGCATATCCAGCGCAGCTGCTTGGATCCGAACAGACTGATAAAGTTTTCATCTTTCATTTTGGCAAGCTGCACTTTTTCCATATACCGGTATTTGCCGATGTTCGGCACCGCCAGAAAAATCTTTTCGGTACACACGAACTGACTGGCGTCCTCCCGCGGAGGCTGATAGAACAGCCGCGTCGTGATTCCTATATCGTACAAGTCTTTTTCGGAATTTTGCAGCAGCCGGAAAATGAGTTCCGGATATTCTTTTTTAAAAGCGATAATGGCTTCGGTCGTAAAAGAAGTCGCCGCCAGCACGTTCAGATGTATGGTCGCGTGTTCCAGATGCGCCATTGTCTGAAGTTGTCCGGGAAGTTCATCCAGTTCGGAAATCAGCGGCTCAAGACGTTTTTTTAAAAAGATACCGTATTCCGTCAATACGATGTTCCGCCCGTGACGGACGAACAGCGGAACGCCGACGTCTTTTTCAAGCCGCCGGATCGACTGCGTTAAAGCGGGCTGCGCGATATGGAGCCGTTCGGCGCTTCGCGTTACGTGTCCCGATTCGGCCACTTCCAAAAAATACCGCAACTGCATCAATTCCATACCGATCCCGCCTAAATGATAATTTAAAAGTTATGATTACCATAAAAATTATATATTAGACATTATAAAAAATCAATGGCATAGTATCACTGTCCGACGGAGAAGCGCGCTTCCGAATCGGACAAATTACGCGCGGCGGAACCGGACGATTGCAACGGCCGGTTCCGGAATCACCGCAGCGTTTTAACAGGAGATTCATAATGTCACAGCTTCTTGAAACGCTCATGCTCGTGTGCTTCGGTTTTTCATGGCCGATGTCCGTATACAAAAATATCAAAGCGGGAACGGCCAAATCCATGAGCCTGCCGTTCATTCTGCTTATCGTCGGCGGCTACATCGCCGGCATAAGCGCGAAACTGATCAGTCACAACTACAGTTACGTACTCATCGTATACGTATTGAACTTGGCAATCGTATCGACGAACATCGTCGTTTATTTTATCAATCTCAAACGCGATAAAGAAGCGGAACTCACCACCGTTATCGTAGAAGAGGAGGTACAAGTATGTGCAATGCAGGCAGCGAATTGAAAAAATATACTGAACTGAACAGTATATCCCGCCACGGTGGCGCCGTGTTCTTCGGCTCCGATTATTTTGCCGAATTGCCGGTAAGCGAGCTGGCAAACGATTTCAACATAGCGACGCCGGTATACAACAGAAGTATGGAACGGCTTTCCATCACGGACGTCGAAGACATCATAGAAACGTGCATCGTCGCGTTGCATCCGGGAAAAGTATTCCTGAATCTGGGTGAAACGGATATAGAAAACGACACGATGAAACTGGAAGATCTGGTCGGCAAATACGAATGGCTCCTGTACACCCTGCACCGTGCCTGTTCCGCGGAAATCTACATCGTTTCCGTCATTTCATCGCATCCGGGCGCCGCCAAATTGAATGCGGAACTCAAAAAGCTGGCGCAGGAAACGGGATGCAAATATATAGACGCCGTTTCGGCGCTGCGCAGCGAAAAACCCGCGGTAAAGGTATTCAACGCTATCAAACATTACCTGCATCCGAAATCTATCGATTTTGCCGACGCAATGAGCCTTGCATAGGGCTGAAAGCGGTGATATAGTAAGCCATGGGATGTTTGGGAAATATTTTATGGTTCGTATTCGGCGGCTGTATCGCCGGCCTGTGCTGGATTGTTTCAGGCATACTGTGGTGCGTTACGATCGTGGGTATCCCCGTCGGACTGCAATGTTTTAAATTCGCTTCGCTTTCGTTTTTTCCGTTCGGAAACGACGTTGAATTCGGAGGCGGTGCGGGCAGCTTGCTGCTGAACATCGTATGGCTTATCGTATCGGGACTTCCGCTCGCCGCCGTATTCGCCGCGATCGGCTGTCTTTGGTGCGTTACGATCATAGGCATTCCGTTCGGTCTGCAGTTTTTCAAGTTGGCAAAATTGGCGCTGATGCCGTTCGGTTCCAGAGTCGCCTGATTTTTTTTATGCCGAGCGGGTAAAACCGCTTGCATAAAACGGCATGGTCTGATATATATAAAAACGCGCTGCACTTTCGGCTGGCGGCCTGGACGCAAAGTTCGGAAAAAAGTGAAAAGAACCGCTGAAAAGCGCTTGACACTTTTTAATCGATATGTTAGGCTACCAAACGTCGAGAGGTTAAACACCGATACCCTGCACGGGCGAGAGTGGTGAAATTGGCAGACACGCCAGACTTAGGATCTGGTGCCCTAGGCGTAAGGGTTCAAGTCCCTTCTCTCGCATTACTGAAAAGTAAGTGCGGACAGGACTGAAAGTGTATAGCCGTGCAAATGTTTTGCGGGAATAGCTCAGTGGTAGAGCGCGACCTTGCCAAGGTCGATGTCGCGGGTCCGACTCCCGTTTCCCGCTCGAAGCGAAAGGCGATTCGGAGTAATCTGAATCGCCTTTTTTAATATTCTTAACCAAAGGAAAAACCAGCCGTGAAAGTAACCAAAGAAATTACTAAACTGGAAAACTCAGCCGTCAAACTGACAGTAACGATCGCTAAAAAAGACGTAGCGCAGAACTACAATGACACTGTTGCAAAATATGCAAAAAATATACAGATGCCCGGTTTCCGCAAAGGTCACGTTCCCGTTTCCATTCTGGAGCGCAAATACGGAGAAGCGCTGAAAGCTGACGCGGCCGGCGAACTGATCGAAAAAGCGCTGGGCGATATTTTTGAAGAGATCGCCGAACGTCCCCTGCCCTACGCGCAGCCTGCCATGGATGAAGCTCCCGTGCTCGACACGTCCAAAGACATGACGTTCACCGTAACCTACGACGTGTTTCCCACGGTAAAAGTGGAAGATTTCAGCGGAATCACCGTTAAGGAACCGCAAGTCGCCGTCGGTGAAGCCGAATTGAAAGAAGAATTGGAACAAATCCGCGAACGCAACGCGCTGGTTTCGGATAAAAAAGACGGCGAAGCTGCGGCCAAAGACGACATCGCGACCGTAAACTACTGCGAACTCGACGACGACGGCAAAACGGTTGAAGGTTCGGAACGCCAGGACTTCGTGTTTACGATCGGCAGCGGTCAGAACATATACAAAATCGACGACGACGTTATCGGCATGAAAAAAGGTGAAACGAAAGAAATCACCAAAAAATACAAGAAAGATTTTGAAGACAAAGACCTCGCCGGCACGACAAAAAAACTACGGGTAACCGTTACCGCACTGAAAGTGCGTAATCTGCCCGAACTTGACGACGAATTGGCGCAGGACGTCAATGAAAAATATAAGACGCTCGACGATCTGAAAGCCGACATCATGAAAAACATGGAAGCGGCCAAAGCAAAACGGATTGCGGAAATCAAATCGAATTCACTGCTCGAACAGCTGGTAGAAAAGAACGCGTTCGATCTGCCCAAATCCATGATCGCGGCGGAACTCGATTCACGCTGGAGAATGATGGCGCAGCAGTTCCGCACCACGCCGGAACAGCTTGATAAAATGATCGCCGCTTCGGGACAGAAAAAAGAAGACATGCTGACCGAATGGACCGGCGATGCGGAAAAAATGCTCAAGAGCAGAATTGTCGTTGAATCATTGATGAAAGAACGCAATATCACGGTAACGCCTGAAGAAATCGAAGCCGAATACGTAAAAATAGCCGAAAGCGCGGGAATTTCCGTAGAAGAAGTAAAAAAACACTATGCGGATCCCCGTGCAAAAGAGTATCTTATAGATGATACGAAAGAACAGAAACTTTATAAGGAGTTGTTTGAACAGGTGAAAATTACGAAAGGCGACAAAATGTCTTTTGCGGACTTGTTCAAAAAATAACTGTAAAACTAACGCGTATCACGGTAAGGATAAGACATGAACGAACAAATGAACAATCTTGTTCCCTACGTCATTGAACAGACGAGCAATGGCGAACGGTCGTACGATATTTTCTCACGTCTTTTGAAAGACAGAATCGTTTTTATAGACGGTGAAATTACCGATATGACGGCTGACTTGATTGTTGCACAGATTTTATTTTTGGATTCGCAGAATTCGGAAAAAGATATCAGTCTGTATATCAATTCCCCCGGAGGTTCCGTTACGGCGGGACTCGCCATATACGACACGATTCAATCCGTCAAATGTGATACGCAGACCATCTGCGTCGGACAGGCGGCGAGTATGGCGGCGATACTGCTTGCCGGCGGAACGGCCGGTAAACGGTACGCGCTGCCGTCGTCCCGCGTTATGATCCATCAGCCCTGGGGAGGCGTTCAGGGACAGGCATCCGATATAGCCATTCAGGCGAAAGAAATTATCAGATTGAAAAAACTTACGATCGACTACTTTGCCTCCCATACCGGCAAGACGGCGGAAACAGTCGCCGCCGATATGGAGCGCGATTTATACATGTCGAGCGACGAAGCCTTGGCATACGGTATCGTTGACCAAATCATGCCGCGGAGGACTCATGGCACGCAGAAATGACATACAGGTTTGTTCGTTTTGCGGAAAACCTGCCGAATCGGGCCGCAAAATGGTTGCGGGTCCGAATAACATTTTTATTTGCGATCAGTGCGTCGCGGTTTGTCAGAGTATTCTCGACGAAGACCACGCCGAACTGACGCCGATCGAACTCACGGACGTTCCCACTCCGAAAGAATTCAAGGAATATCTTGATCAGTACGTAATCGGTCAGGATTATGCGAAAAAGGCGCTGGCCGTGGCCGTATACAATCACTACAAACGGATGTCGCTGCCCAAAGTCGAAAACGACGACGTCCGAATTGAAAAATCGAACATACTGCTCATCGGTCCCACCGGTTCGGGAAAAACGCTGCTGGCAAAAACGCTCGCGCAGAAGCTGAAAGTCCCGTTCGCCATTGCGGACGCAACGACGCTGACCGAAGCCGGATACGTCGGTGAAGACGTGGAAAACGTTCTGCTCAAACTGATAAACGCAGCCGACGGAAACGTTGCGGCCGCCGAACGCGGTATCATTTTCATCGATGAAATCGACAAGATCGCCCGTAAATCGGAGAACACGTCGATTACCCGCGACGTTTCAGGCGAAGGCGTGCAGCAGGCGCTTCTGAAAATCATCGAAGGAACGCGCGCGAGCGTCCCTCCGCAGGGCGGCAGAAAGCACCCGAATCAGGAAATGATCGATATCGACACGACGAATATCCTCTTCATCTGCGGAGGTGCGTTCGTCGGCTTGGATAATATTATCGAAACGCGCGTCGCCGACCATACGATGGGATTCGGAACGACGTTCAACGCCCTGAACGAAGAAGATCAGGCGGAACTGCTGAACAAGGTGATTCCCGACGATTTGGTAAAGTTCGGACTCATTCCCGAAATTATCGGCCGTATGCCGATTTCGGTTGCACTGAAAGAACTCACGAAAGACGATCTGAAACTGATACTGACGGAACCCAAAAACGCGATCATCAAGCAGTTCAGGGCATCGTTCGCAATAGATAACACCGAATTGGAATTCACCGACGAAGCTATCGAAGCGATTGCAGAAACGGCCATCAAGCGGAAAACCGGTGCGCGCGGACTGCGTTCTATCGTTGAAAAGATGCTGATGAACGTCATGTTTGAAGTTCCATCTATCGAGGGCAATAAAAAACTGGTTATAACGGAAGATATCGTAACCGGAAAACGCCAAGCGGACGTTTCATCCGTACTGCTGGATCAGAAAACGGCATAACCGCTGCTGCAAAAAAACACTGAAAACCTGACGGTTTTCGGTGTTTTTTTTATTTCCCGATACCGGTAAGCACGTCGAGCGTGCGTTCGGCGGTTTTTTCCCATGAAAAACGCTGCGTCCACTCTATGCCGCCGGCCACCGCCTTTTCACGCAGCGCCGGATCGGTTACCACGGCCTGCATTCCGGCAGCCATATCTTCGATATCGTCGGGATTGAAAAACAGAGCGTGGCTTCCGGCTATTTCGGGAAGCGCGCCGGCTTTCGCACACGCGACGGGAATACCGCACGCCATCGCTTCTATAACGGGCAGCCCCACTCCCTCGCTCACCGACGGAAACACACACGCGTCCGCGCACGAATACAATTCGGGCAAACTTTCATGGGGAAAATATCCGGTCAGGAATATATCGGAAGCATACGGAGAAGACGCGGCTTCCCGGTGAACGGCATCAGAATAGGCGCCTTCACTGCCGGCAAGCACGAGCCGGTGCGGCAGTCCCGTTTGTTTTTTAAACACGGAAAAAGCTTTTATGAGTTCTATATGTTTTTTACCGGCACCCTGTAAACGCGAAGCGTAAATCAAATACGGACGCTTAATGGCGAACGGCTTTATATCGACCGTATCGCCCAGTCCGGTGCGCGGATAAAAAAGACTGTGATCGATGCCGTTATGGATAACGGTTATTTTATCCGCCGCAATACCGAACGACACCAGATCTTTTTTAATAAATTGGCTTGCCGCAATTATTCCGGTTACGCGTTTCAGCCCTTTCAGCATATATCGTTTAAAAAAAATACTCGACGCCGTTTCCGTTTGAGCGGAAAAAACGTCGTTGACAACCGCAACCCCCGGTACTTTAAAAGACGGCGGCAAAACGCGCGCACCGGCGGCAAACAGCGTGGCATTGTAGCCTCGTGAAACCGAAAAACGCGGGGCGCGGTACCAATGCCACAAGCGGTCGGCGGCGGTGCTGTCCGGTATCATAACGCTGGCATACGAAAGTTTACTGTTTTCAGATCTATATGTGTACCGATCCATTTCAGGACCGAATAATTCATATTCGATACCTTCCGTTTGAGGAAGATGTGATGCAAGAGCCAAAAGATACAAACCCAATCCCGATCTGCCGTGGTCGCAGCCGAATGTATCAATTCCTATTTTCATATTTACGTATTATAGCACACAAACGGATAATATGCTATAGTAATCGTATGGATACCATTTCATTTGAAACGCTCGGCGTTTCTCCCGATTTATGCCGGAAACTTACCGCGCTCGGCATTACGGAACCGACGGCAGTTCAGCAGCAAGTCGTTCCGCTGCTGAAAGAACGCGCCCACGTATTATTCCAGTCCGAAACGGGAACGGGAAAAACGTTTGCGTATCTGCTACCGCTCGTACAGCAGATCGATATGGAAAACCCGCAGGTTCAGCTGCTGATAATCGCCCCGACGCACGAACTGGCGTCGCAGATAAAAAGCCAAGTCAAATTGCTTACCGATATCAAGACGGCGCTGTGCATAGGCGGCGCGCCGATAAAGCGGCAGACGGAAATGCTGAAAGAAAAACCGCTTATCGTTATCGGCGGGCCGGCGCGGCTTTTGGAACTGATTTATCTTAAAAAACTGAAAACGGCCGCCGTAAAAGCGATCGTCCTCGACGAAGCGGACAGACTGCTTGTACCCGAACTGCGGGATGAGACGTGCGCGCTCATAAAATCACTGCCCGCGACAGTGCAGCTGGCCGCCTGCTCGGCAACCATTTCACAGAAAACGGAACGGCTCATACGGGAGGCACTGCCCGTTTCGGATAACGGCGAGCAACCGCTAAAAACGGTACTGCTCCCGCCGGAAGACGTCTTACGGAAACGCATTACGCACATCGCGCTTTACAGCGAACAGCGCGATAAACCCGACACGCTGCGAAAGCTGATTGCAGCAGTTGATCCCGAAAAGATGATGGTATTTACCGCCCGCCCCGATCAGGTGGATCAAATCGTATCGCGCCTGTCATACAAAAAAATAGATTGCTGCGGACTGCACGCCCGGTCCGATAAAATACAGCGGAAACAGGCGTTGGATAAATTCCGCGCAGGAAAATGCCGCATTCTGATAACGAGCGACCTTGCCGCGCGCGGACTCGATATCACCGGCATCACTCACATCGTGCAGATGGATCTGCCTACGGACGACGACTTTTTTATCCACCGAGCCGGGCGCACGGGCCGGGCGGGAGCGGCGGGATACGACATCGTTATCGGCGACGAGCGGGAATTGCGGCACCTTGCCGCCGTTGAAAAAAAGCTTGCGCTGACCGTATATCCCCGAATACTGTACGGCGGACAACTCGTCGCGCCGGCCGATCTGCCGGAAGCATAGCGTCAGTCGACGATAAACAGCGTGCAGGCGAACACCCGCTTGACGCCGACCGACTGCAAAACGGCGGCGCACGTTTCAAGCGTAACGCCGGTCGTCAGAATGTCATCGAGTAAAACGACGGCCTCCGGAACGGATTTGCAGCGCCGGAGCGCGCGCGCATCGGCGGCGTACGACTTACCCAAATTCAGGAGCCGCTGCGATCTGTTCAGCGTTTTCTGCTGCTCGGCCGAACGGCGTTCAAGCAGCGGAAGAATCGGGAAACCGTACTTGAGCTTCAAAAAACGGCATAAATCCGCAATCTGATCCCAGCCGCATTTTCTTATCTTTCCGGGCCGCGGCGGCACCGGAACGATCGGCAGAACCGCGCCGTCGCATAATTCGGTTGACAACACGCCGGCTACTACTTCGGCAAAAAGTGCGGACAACTGCCGGACACCGCGGATTTTCCAAAGCACGAGCAAATCCTTTTTCCGAAGTACGTACGTGTGCACCGGAAACACCCGTTCGGTATGTGCCAAAAGCGGCGTTTCCCGGCAGCGCATACACACATCACGCTCGGACAGCAATTCAATGCCGCACACACGGCAGCGCAGCCGCCTGCCGGCTTCGGAAAAAGTCGGCGTCCAGACGAGCAGTTTTTCCGCCGCGCACGAATCGCAGACAACCGATGAAACGACGGGCGCACCGCAATACACGCAGGTATACCGTTCGCAGAGAAACGAAAGCAGACGGCGCGCGGCCGTACCGAAAAACGACTCTGCCCTGAATAAAGCGGCTGAAAAAGTCATACCTTATTATTCGTTTAGGGAAACACGATTTATACGAACCGGCGCAGTTTTTATCGGATTTTATCGGCCGGAAAGCACTTTTTTCCAGCGGGAAACGCACTGCAGAGCTTCAAGCGGCGTCATCGAATCCGGTTCGGCGGACAGGATCTCGTCAAGGATCAGCTCCTCATCGGAAAACAGTCCCGGCGCGACCGGCTTTTGAGCGGCGGAATCAGAAAAAACGGCCGTATCGGGCGGCGGCGCAACTGTTCCCGCAGAAGCCGGAACGTCCGAAAGAGATTCCGTGTGTAATTCCGTACCTGCTCCCGCCGCGGCCTGAATGCGCGACAGCAATTCCCGCGCCCGCAAAATGACCGGACCGGGAACGCCCGCAAGCTGCGCAACGTGGATACCGTACGAATTGGCGGTAGCGCCCGCCTTTATTTTTTTCAGGAAAACGACTTGCCCTTCCCGTTCAAGCACTTCCAGACACAGCTGCTGCAATGCCGGATGCTCCATTCTGGTCAATTCGTGATAATGCGTTGCGAACAGAGTTTTGCAGCGCAGCGCATTCAGCAAATATTCGGATACCGCCCAGGCAATGGAAAGACCGTCTTCGGTAGACGTTCCGCGCCCCACCTCGTCCATAATGACCAGACTCCGCCGGGTAGCGGATCGTAAAATATGAGCGGTTTCAGTCATTTCGACCAAAAACGTCGATTCTCCGCGGGCAAGATTGTCGGACGCACCGACACGACAGAAAACCTTGTCGACGATGCCGATATGCGCTTTCTCCGCAGGCACGAACGATCCGGTCTGCGCAAGAAGCACGATCAGCGCGTTCTGCCGCAAATACGTACTTTTTCCGGCCATATTCGGCCCGGTAATGAGAGCGAACTTTTTTTCCGTATCGAAAGACGAATCGTTCGGCACGAATTCACCGGCAGGCAAATGCAGCTCGACGACGGGATGGCGTCCCCCGATAATCGTAAAATCGTCGGATCCGTCTACTTCAGGGCAAACCCATTCGTGCAGTGCCGCCGCGTGCGCAAACGAAGCGGCCGCATCGATACCGGCAATCTCCGCCGCCGCCGTAAGCAGGTACGGAACGGACGTCTTGAGGGTATCGCGGATCTCAAGGAACAGCCGTTTTTCTTCATTGATAATCTTTTCACCGGCGGAGTTCAATTCCTGTTCCAATTCCTGCAGCCGAACGGTCGTGTAGCGGTCTCCGTTGACTAAAGAACGGCGCAGAATGAAATGCTCCGGAACACTGTCGAGCTTTCCGCGCGTTACTTCTATATAATAGCCGATCAGACGATTAAACCGAACTTTCAAATTGGCAATGCCCGTCTTCGCTTTTTCTTCTTCAACGTACGAATCGAGAATACCGTTAAAATCGTTCTGCACTTGCCGGTAATGGTCCAAATCGGCCGACCAGCCGTCTTTGATCATGCGGCCTTCGGTGAGCACCGTAGACGGATCTTCGAGAATGGCGTCCCGAATCATATCGATCAGCTGTTTCGCGGCGGCGGTATCGGCTCCGCCGAATTCCAGTCGGCTCATGCAGTCGCGCACGCGCAGCCACGCTTCAAGACTCGCACGCAGCGCCTGCACGTCTTTCGCATGCGCCCGGTCCATGGCGATGCGGCCGGCAAGCCGTTCGACGTCGAGTATGGAAGCCAGCTCGGCTCGAACGGATTTGAGCACGTCCCGGCGGCTGACGAACGAAGCGACGCGCTGCTGCCGGTCCCGGATTTTTGCACAATCGGTCAGCGGTGAAAGCAGCCACGAACGGATCATGCGGTTTCCCATCGCCGTAACCGTGTGATTCACCGATTCGAGCAGCGTATACTGCGCCGTACCGTCGCGCAAATTTGAAATGAGCTCAAGATTACGGCGCGAAGAATCGTCTATGATAACGAATTCGCTGTCCCGATATACGCGGATTCCGGTTATATGCGGCAGCGAAGAATTCGAGTTTTGGGAAAGATATTCAAGCAAAAATCCGGCGGGCGGAACTTCGGGAGATACTTCCGTCAGTGAAAACGAACGAAGATTGACCGTGCGGAACTGTGAGACCAGCCGTTTATACGACAATTCCGCCGCAAAATGCCAATCGGGATAATACGACACGGCGATATCACCGTACCGCTCCAGCACCGACTGAACCGCAGCCGTTTCCCGCAGAGACTGCGGCAGCAGC
This sequence is a window from Treponema brennaborense DSM 12168. Protein-coding genes within it:
- the mutS gene encoding DNA mismatch repair protein MutS codes for the protein MAEVTPMMLQYRSIKEQHPDDVLFFRLGDFYEMFDDDAIEVSRLLNLTLTHRASQPMCGIPYHAAKIYIARLLRLGKKIAVCEQVTMPSGPRTLAERKVVEIITPGTAVEEEYLDRSANNFLASLFCAHGKAGFAYIDVTTSSFSATSWNAADTAEEFAKELGRCAPRELLLPQSLRETAAVQSVLERYGDIAVSYYPDWHFAAELSYKRLVSQFRTVNLRSFSLTEVSPEVPPAGFLLEYLSQNSNSSLPHITGIRVYRDSEFVIIDDSSRRNLELISNLRDGTAQYTLLESVNHTVTAMGNRMIRSWLLSPLTDCAKIRDRQQRVASFVSRRDVLKSVRAELASILDVERLAGRIAMDRAHAKDVQALRASLEAWLRVRDCMSRLEFGGADTAAAKQLIDMIRDAILEDPSTVLTEGRMIKDGWSADLDHYRQVQNDFNGILDSYVEEEKAKTGIANLKVRFNRLIGYYIEVTRGKLDSVPEHFILRRSLVNGDRYTTVRLQELEQELNSAGEKIINEEKRLFLEIRDTLKTSVPYLLTAAAEIAGIDAAASFAHAAALHEWVCPEVDGSDDFTIIGGRHPVVELHLPAGEFVPNDSSFDTEKKFALITGPNMAGKSTYLRQNALIVLLAQTGSFVPAEKAHIGIVDKVFCRVGASDNLARGESTFLVEMTETAHILRSATRRSLVIMDEVGRGTSTEDGLSIAWAVSEYLLNALRCKTLFATHYHELTRMEHPALQQLCLEVLEREGQVVFLKKIKAGATANSYGIHVAQLAGVPGPVILRARELLSRIQAAAGAGTELHTESLSDVPASAGTVAPPPDTAVFSDSAAQKPVAPGLFSDEELILDEILSAEPDSMTPLEALQCVSRWKKVLSGR
- a CDS encoding ComF family protein; its protein translation is MTFSAALFRAESFFGTAARRLLSFLCERYTCVYCGAPVVSSVVCDSCAAEKLLVWTPTFSEAGRRLRCRVCGIELLSERDVCMRCRETPLLAHTERVFPVHTYVLRKKDLLVLWKIRGVRQLSALFAEVVAGVLSTELCDGAVLPIVPVPPRPGKIRKCGWDQIADLCRFLKLKYGFPILPLLERRSAEQQKTLNRSQRLLNLGKSYAADARALRRCKSVPEAVVLLDDILTTGVTLETCAAVLQSVGVKRVFACTLFIVD
- a CDS encoding DEAD/DEAH box helicase, which codes for MDTISFETLGVSPDLCRKLTALGITEPTAVQQQVVPLLKERAHVLFQSETGTGKTFAYLLPLVQQIDMENPQVQLLIIAPTHELASQIKSQVKLLTDIKTALCIGGAPIKRQTEMLKEKPLIVIGGPARLLELIYLKKLKTAAVKAIVLDEADRLLVPELRDETCALIKSLPATVQLAACSATISQKTERLIREALPVSDNGEQPLKTVLLPPEDVLRKRITHIALYSEQRDKPDTLRKLIAAVDPEKMMVFTARPDQVDQIVSRLSYKKIDCCGLHARSDKIQRKQALDKFRAGKCRILITSDLAARGLDITGITHIVQMDLPTDDDFFIHRAGRTGRAGAAGYDIVIGDERELRHLAAVEKKLALTVYPRILYGGQLVAPADLPEA